The genomic segment CCTTTTTGCCACAAAATGGATTCTCGTTGGGGTTTTGACTCTTCGCCTTGGCATCATACTTGCTATGCGACACTGCGACCACCATCTCGGAAGCATCACTGTTATCACCACACGAGCCTAAACCAGGTTGATAATGCGTGGCCTCGCCCTCATATGTTTTCCCTTGACCCGAATCAGAAGACGAGCTGGAAGAACTCGATGATTTGTGGGTCGCGGAATGTGTGCGAGAAGTCGATGTAGACCGGGTCGTGGTAGGTGCAGGTGTGTCCGTTGAGCCAAATTCACCACCGCGCAAGATAGATTCGATCAAGCCACGGCGACGGATCAT from the Malassezia restricta chromosome II, complete sequence genome contains:
- a CDS encoding riboflavin aldehyde-forming enzyme, producing MFAPKVWAAVLLAAVLALTLATEISSGHSTMPTPGSHHGMIRRRGLIESILRGGEFGSTDTPAPTTTRSTSTSRTHSATHKSSSSSSSSSDSGQGKTYEGEATHYQPGLGSCGDNSDASEMVVAVSHSKYDAKAKSQNPNENPFCGKKVKVTYEGKSIEVKVVDRCPGCSENDLDLSPSAFKKLAPLGKGRLKQVKWKMID